The following proteins come from a genomic window of Methanosarcina sp. MTP4:
- a CDS encoding 2-isopropylmalate synthase — translation MQNKKISVFDTTLRDGEQTPGVSLTSSQKLEIAHQLDKLGVDMIEAGFPISSEGDKESVKSISNAGLDAVVCGLSRVLTKDIDACFESDVGLVHTFVPTSDVQRVYTIKKSREEVVELAVKAVEYIKDHGLKCMFSAMDATRTEPGYMLEVFKAVQDAGCDIINVPDTVGVMSPSAMCRMIKDVAKEIRIPIDVHCHNDFGLAVANSLMAVEAGASQVQVTINGIGERAGNADLSQTVMGLTAIYGAQTNIRTEYLVETSKMIENYTGVRLPPNTPVVGQNAFSHESGIHSHGVLEKSDTFEPGIMTPEMVGHRRRIVLGKHTGTHAVKKSLESAGIKANEKQLEEIVCKIKEIANKGKQITDADLFAVTSAVLGKASSEEELIKLKEVSVMTGNTLTPTAVVKASIGGKEVIAANTGLGPVDAALKAVRDILGERNRFKLQEFRIDAISGGADALADVYIGLENEKGRIVTARAANPDIVMASVEALVNAMNLLYKDKS, via the coding sequence ATGCAGAATAAAAAGATAAGCGTTTTTGACACTACACTGCGTGACGGAGAACAAACCCCGGGAGTTTCCCTGACTTCTTCTCAGAAGCTGGAAATTGCCCATCAACTGGATAAACTCGGGGTTGACATGATAGAAGCGGGATTCCCGATCTCCTCGGAAGGAGATAAAGAATCCGTAAAATCGATTTCTAATGCCGGACTTGATGCGGTAGTCTGCGGACTTTCCCGCGTGCTGACAAAAGATATCGATGCCTGTTTTGAAAGCGACGTTGGCCTTGTGCACACTTTCGTCCCGACATCGGATGTACAGCGAGTATACACCATAAAAAAGAGCCGGGAAGAAGTCGTTGAACTGGCCGTGAAAGCCGTCGAGTACATCAAGGACCACGGGCTGAAATGCATGTTTTCTGCCATGGATGCCACGAGAACCGAACCTGGTTATATGCTGGAGGTTTTCAAGGCGGTACAGGACGCAGGTTGCGACATCATCAACGTACCCGATACTGTCGGAGTGATGTCCCCATCCGCGATGTGCAGGATGATAAAAGACGTAGCAAAGGAAATCAGAATCCCCATCGACGTGCACTGCCATAACGACTTCGGGCTTGCGGTAGCAAACAGCCTGATGGCGGTAGAAGCAGGGGCATCCCAGGTACAGGTCACAATAAACGGAATCGGGGAGCGGGCAGGAAACGCCGACCTTTCTCAGACCGTGATGGGGCTGACGGCTATCTACGGCGCACAGACGAATATCAGGACTGAATACCTCGTTGAAACTTCAAAAATGATTGAGAACTACACCGGGGTCAGGCTCCCGCCAAATACACCTGTCGTCGGGCAAAACGCCTTTTCCCACGAATCCGGGATCCACAGCCACGGCGTCCTTGAAAAGTCCGATACCTTTGAACCGGGTATCATGACCCCGGAGATGGTAGGGCACAGGCGGCGTATTGTTCTCGGAAAGCATACAGGCACCCACGCAGTCAAGAAGTCCCTCGAGTCTGCCGGCATAAAAGCCAATGAAAAACAGCTTGAGGAGATCGTGTGCAAGATAAAGGAAATTGCAAATAAGGGCAAACAGATCACTGATGCCGACCTTTTTGCAGTTACTTCTGCCGTGCTTGGAAAAGCAAGCTCAGAAGAAGAGCTGATCAAACTCAAAGAAGTTTCCGTGATGACAGGGAACACCCTGACACCCACTGCCGTGGTCAAGGCAAGCATCGGCGGCAAAGAAGTCATTGCCGCAAACACAGGGCTTGGCCCGGTGGATGCCGCCCTTAAAGCTGTCAGGGATATCCTGGGAGAGCGCAACCGTTTCAAACTCCAGGAATTCAGGATCGATGCCATCTCAGGGGGAGCAGACGCCCTTGCTGACGTGTATATCGGCCTTGAAAACGAAAAAGGCAGGATTGTAACTGCCAGGGCCGCAAACCCGGATATAGTCATGGCATCCGTGGAAGCCCTCGTGAATGCCATGAACCTGCTGTATAAAGATAAAAGCTGA